One Triplophysa dalaica isolate WHDGS20190420 chromosome 11, ASM1584641v1, whole genome shotgun sequence genomic window carries:
- the si:ch73-49p17.1 gene encoding protein LBH translates to MTDIMNNPEHSREDFTVGATGEQGVSFQIFPDTKERPPKLSKRLPSIVVEPTDGEVESGELRWPPDDLRTTDPASHTHTPSQEITQMSDSPTQLTHSTSADEVKCSDLETSVPAERD, encoded by the exons ATGACGGATATAATGAACAACCCAGAACATAGTCGAGAAGACTTCACTGTGGGTGCTACAGGAGAGCAAGGTGTTTCTTTTCAG ATTTTCCCAGATACAAAGGAGCGTCCCCCCAAGCTGTCCAAACGCCTCCCCTCTATCGTGGTGGAGCCCACTGATGGAGAGGTGGAGAGCGGAGAGTTACGTTGGCCCCCGGATGACCTGAGAACCACAGACCCCGCGAGCCATACGCACACACCCTCCCAAGAGATCACACAGATGTCTGATTCTCCAACCCAGTTAACACACAGCACGAGTGCAG ACGAAGTCAAGTGCAGCGATCTGGAAACATCAGTGCCAGCTGAGCGTGACTGA
- the LOC130431736 gene encoding neuroblast differentiation-associated protein AHNAK-like, with product MCDCFHLAFPNWHASATGGGHRLKAPEQDTEDDLVCEEPEVLEGERPRPQGSSPVEEFPTTEKYVKQGEVDFYDSTTKSSKKGKKIGFGSLFDKRSSAKMNQTEDMQNDGSEMIVKSVKGGCAEGLVVSGGGKNGIFIKEVKPESPASKHLSVKEGDQILSATVFFDNVSYEDALQILEHSQPYRVEFCLKRKPVPTRTQEDAETMRPDVAIGEEAIGDEGTGPEMRGRRKSKKQHDRISWPKFPSLTKGRRAKFKRSHSTSEAEEQRKLEISPTTSDTESPLKSPLKSPDEKDKKKMNKIKLKKKMTGRRTKSVEETSENEELKTDDIEVLENHNIMNIAEEHSFRESVTNLIEISNTLDEVDTTIKTRNEFAFTTLPVTESLHRAELITLNNTLKTTDITVALGEERRERSEIKISIQGKDKSEIETESQLKSFSSGIRTSDPSIMNNIMTSPNIILQEDAMGHQVDSDIKLINQEIFEKTQGPEETDMKIPKIEVSNDVTDIELTKRSPRIGSDKLKKEINILEKESYGIRARGPLADMAISSHFVHKPDRLEFTSSDPFTFEIKTGQEMSSTIIDPKKPRTPTPVISQPKPHVQDIKISNLETDTAELTQKANIDAIIGDLGKISEAKFKLPKVDLSEFDHQESIAINLKRDDIEIPGREKKRSKSGFKPPKIIEPKIEKVIKIQTSKTGQAKGEEFNVDDVKKAVSKFPAFKLPERDITGVLVQREIAFMEMKTGLTPKGSPCKVSSMSTEISMPENTIKEVKQESSSIVTKEEIIILPKIELHLHDETLITESKMDQSKTKSKAQQSKYDKMLARDDKISTSPDVKFKLPKREDIEIPGMEAIEQSVQQHKIKVATETDTQDEIVKDGTDTDVTEKSNIKAVREGDESKSKKSKVSMPSFGIMKPDIRFPDIGIELPKKTTSSKSHEIKEVKRAENMSHDVTKQKNQYASIEFSKDQEPRDMKIEAVDDASEGTGLRLAKFGMSSPKQKKEGSGLVKGDGKTEVEPQAEIKEPESKMKKRKISFPKFGFSKSEIKLSDADITLPTEGSLQEGEAEVTEKDVESKTTAVEAEFQDSTDSPTKFRLPGIKLPKFGISFSRATDDRQNIQIADVSTEETTMDFKLPKGSGDLTALPDIKGPEIILIVSEPEAELSLQEKKEDTTGISTPKADIVYSGQEKEMKLSPEMLFSKPEVSLTGHEVNREVGVVELSKPDIKAFEVDVSVSQRDFSMPEGKMDESVALSRDEAEQKDLTIKFKLPSINLPKFGVKTSKVAKDLPMVDIDAEEPDVTLPEAQIIMKLKDDTPLDDIKESTEGIHLTTERNYEGHSVDMKIENVKPKEQGPTFKLAKFGISFSGVTDSDIDNSNLTIEGDTTLEAANNKVQVSYEEEKPEHDSKGLDIKIKTPSVSLPKLGFSKADFSLPKTDASKPAEIKDYDEPVKEKKESSAESEQAEKFLEGSPTKFKLPKIKFPKIGVSLPKTTAADHDKRTPGIPKEIKLPEAELSGDVLSVPKMDTHITLSLSKPEVDVSIKETEKIDNAPHEIKALSPEFKVGLVDHGPGQKPAIAHLTDGVNVQAQIIDTEVKYPSVTENADIPEDPEKESETKLKKLKISFPKIGFSKSETMVPDVNTSVQKEPISIPETEIKDMEVTFPDPELEVQLKTKSTTGSPSKFKLPTISLPKFNISSSKMVEESNAKADDVEKSKTEATSAAVSVSKDTETQYTEPSKVQFESLPGDAEIKTKEMDPESHASRFKMTKFEISFPKLKRSESKKGALKTVDTVEKPEGTLTHDMEMESQSVDGKIDVPEDTEVRMKKPKVQKSEYALSKHDIKAPQFGVKSDGVPMTTEEVDVNQPEHDIKMKTTGGSPLKFKLPTFKLPKFGISSSMVKPEVTDLGGEAQHLESEVLTSVEKSDGKIDITVPNQDLGFEQPNVDTADISILQMKPEFEEEVPDSKTMKTKKAGFSLPKLGFSKPDTKVAEIDVSVEQVDTSKPEGHVEVKDQIIDITVSKDDVEQKDQIIGSGTTKFKLPTINMPRIGGKADKEEKDMSDDDITVKGPDASCPDTQINISIETPSVDIREPHMVREGQTLTAYLNVEDTEIEGGKIKMPKFGIALPKTKGLDLGTPKTEDIAETNIIVKETPKLDVSVQKPDISISEGGVNTTETNIDIMGSKVESDQKGSTIFGSPTKFKLPSFSFPKFGVKSQKAALDIKVKDLEIEATNTKIESFQQEVTLEVHPSNIDIQDGNTKKIADMPAADSKGLEAKVKRPSFSFPKLGFSKPNITTPELDASVQKIDASIPEKNLDLPDQIVEMTLPEVRKEDEQKDLTVAGSPTKFKLPAFNLPNFGLKTSKGTVNLSSELSVPEPEIQVSAQIRTIDTDIRAKEIDVSATINETNIHLEEGRIIPPSIDADMDAHDISIKGKADIHVVDSKDLDMKVKKPSFSLPKLGFSKPDIEGQETDVSLLKTEMSVVEGNITVEDQGTDIIFTGELNEQEPIGVSQMKFKMPLISLPKMGMKYPKAGADIPTADLDIKEPEISFPETGEIEMKTSMDIEGSSAKVDVKPKETDIDGLGGKFKLPKFGIGMQKVKETEMEGKEKEVQQPICEIKDVTIEKKVVEMDSKVLEISFPEIGSKQELKAPEVDVSLPKVDTGISMEIADVSHQSADITSPTRFKLPTFHFPKFGIKASKGKVDSPTTNVDIKGAKLSLPDENINISDEAPSVDINDPTTNAEDISIVSEAKTGDIETDIKSPEGETDMTRAKFGSPTKFKLPTIKLPKFGISIPKVTASTPKADVDILDTKVNSVDKEVETPKMDSLDDIKVKTAVIETKSFETNIEAKGTQEGQESKFKLSKFEVMTGAPETGITEPEIKIPAEDVSVPRVDTALPEGSVSIIKPEETELKVEKATSGSPSKFKFPSFKMPKFGISAHKSSDIKAEVTEVDAPDIKTDLNVEDKPIYISKDIHIEGEIKETTEQAPEAVVQKKDGNKGSPSKFKLPSIKMPKMNISRTKSQDEDDATIKASAPEMKEEDEKIKVDDLQGPDKSPKFTMPAIGDVFKGFEVEFNVPALEETEAKKEKPSGKIESESGDKTEESPEHKNKGAQDKSRFKFKFPKLGFSQSSDDSDKLADARFEESEKHVEPPANQKEEGDKEAKTEKGGWFKFSKFSSPTKTAKVTEKEIIQPTEAAERSQINDDVEEESKKEPEKSPMSEIEEENISPTLSLRSSEAFADISSTLTTEHIAPSQTFPTRVKVKYAEPTATVGVNDTKVQSDVVTSTARCELISMEPHQPEKVNIPFSSDASSPSGDTFKQMSGEIHVITSNIQAISDTQQVSILTNLEAPGIHTSPIEVTQISDSVLTVEETRVQSKTHTLVERHVVKETLGDGKETILVTHTTRVLEGDAAEPISDETSSSFRRLRDTVHTEKMRFFDSVATTEEVRVTSSEISIRHMDSSTDDNGGK from the exons ATGTGTGACTGTTTTCACCTGGCATTTCCCAACTGGCATGCATCAGCCACTG GTGGTGGACACAGGCTGAAAGCTCCAGAGCAAGACACAGAGGATGATTTA GTATGTGAGGAGCCTGAAGTTTTAGAGGGGGAAAGACCTCGACCTCAGGGTTCCTCTCCCGTCGAGGAGTTTCCTACCACAGAGAAATACGTCAAACAG GGTGAGGTTGACTTCTACGACTCAACAACCAAGAGTtccaaaaaaggcaaaaagatTGGTTTCGGGTCACTTTTTGATAAGCGTTCCTCAGCCAAGATGAATCAAACAGAG GACATGCAAAATGATGGGTCAGAAATGATAGTGAAGTCAGTAAAGGGAGGCTGTGCTGAAGGACTGGTTGTAAGCGGAGGGGGAAAGAATGGCATTTTTATCAAGGAAGTAAAACCAGAGTCACCAGCCTCAAAGCATCTAAGTGTGAAAGAAG gTGATCAGATACTTAGTGCTACAGTATTCTTTGATAATGTGTCATATGAAGATGCACTCCAGATTCTAGAGCATTCACAACCATACAGAGTGGAGTTTTGTCTGAAACGCAAACCAGTTCCAACAAGAACCCAAGAAGACGCTGAGACAATGAGACCAGATGTAGCCATT GGTGAGGAGGCTATCGGAGATGAAGGTACAGGACCTGAGATGAGAGGTCGAAGAAAGTCCAAAAAGCAGCATGATCGTATCTCCTGGCCAAAATTTCCCTCCCTTACCAAGGGACGCAGGGCGAAATTCAAGAGATCTCACAGCACATCCGAAGCTGAAGAACAGAGAAAATTAGAGATAAGCCCAACGACAAGTGACACAGAGTCTCCTCTCAAGTCTCCATTAAAATCTCCAGAtgaaaaagacaagaaaaagaTGAACAAAATTAAGCTCAAGAAGAAGATGACAGGTCGAAGGACCAAGTCCGTTGAAGAGACCTCAGAAAATGAAGAGTTAAAAACAGACGATATTGAGGTTTTGGAAAACCACAATATTATGAATATTGCTGAGGAGCACAGCTTTCGAGAGTCAGTGACTAATTTGATAGAGATTTCTAATACATTGGATGAAGTTGATACGACtattaaaacaagaaatgaaTTTGCATTCACAACATTGCCAGTAACTGAGTCGCTCCATAGAGCTGAGCTCATCACCTTGAACAATACTTTAAAGACTACTGATATTACAGTTGCTCTTGGggaagaaagaagagagagatcTGAAATAAAGATTAGCATACAAGGAAAGGATAAATCTGAAATAGAAACAGAAAGCCAATTAAAATCGTTCTCTAGTGGGATTAGAACTTCTGATCCATCAATAATGAACAACATTATGACGAGTCCCAACATAATATTGCAAGAAGATGCTATGGGGCATCAAGTGGATTCTGATATCAAGTTGATCAATCAAGAGATTTTTGAGAAGACTCAAGGGCCAGAAGAAACAGACATGAAGATACCTAAAATTGAGGTTTCCAATGACGTGACAGATATAGAACTAACTAAAAGATCCCCAAGGATTGGTAGTGACAagttaaagaaagaaataaacattcttgAAAAAGAAAGTTATGGGATTCGAGCCAGAGGGCCACTGGCAGACATGGCCATATCAAGTCATTTTGTACACAAGCCTGACAGACTGGAGTTTACATCATCAGACCCTTTCACTTTTGAGATTAAAACAGGGCAGGAGATGTCCTCAACTATCATTGACCCAAAGAAACCAAGAACTCCAACACCTGTTATATCCCAGCCAAAACCACATGTTCAAGATATAAAAATCTCAAATTTGGAAACAGACACTGCTGAGTTGACACAAAAAGCTAATATTGATGCCATAATAGGTGATCTTGGTAAGATATCAGAGGCAAAGTTTAAATTGCCCAAGGTGGATCTCTCTGAATTCGACCACCAAGAATCAATAGCTATAAACCTGAAACGAGATGACATAGAGATTCCTGGGAGGGAGAAAAAGAgatcaaaatctggttttaaGCCTCCAAAAATTATAGAACCTAAAATCGAGAAGGTAATAAAAATCCAAACCTCCAAAACAGGTCAAGCCAAAGGTGAAGAGTTTAATGTTGATGATGTTAAGAAAGCAGTATCAAAATTCCCTGCATTTAAATTACCTGAGAGAGACATTACAGGGGTTCTTGTACAGAGAGAAATCGCATTCATGGAAATGAAGACTGGCTTGACACCTAAAGGATCCCCTTGTAAAGTTTCAAGCATGAGCACAGAAATCAGTATGCCTGAAAACACAATCAAAGAAGTCAAACAGGAATCTTCCTCTATCGttacaaaagaagaaatcaTCATATTACCAAAAATTGAATTGCATCTTCATGATGAAACCCTTATAACTGAGAGCAAAATGGACCAATCAAAAACCAAGTCAAAAGCCCAACAATCCAAGTATGACAAGATGTTGGCAAGGGATGATAAAATAAGTACGTCCCCAGATGTCAAATTCAAACTTCCAAAGCGGGAAGACATCGAAATACCAGGAATGGAAGCAATTGAGCAATCAGTTCAGCAGCATAAAATCAAAGTAGCCACAGAAACAGACACCCAAGATGAGATTGTAAAGGATGGCACTGATACAGATGTAACTGAAAAGTCAAATATAAAGGCAGTCAGAGAAGGAGATGAAAGTAAATCAAAGAAATCAAAGGTGTCCATGCCGAGTTTCGGAATAATGAAACCTGACATTCGTTTCCCAGATATTGGAATAGAATTACCAAAAAAGACCACCTCATCTAAAAGTCATGAAATAAAGGAGGTAAAAAGGGCAGAAAATATGTCCCATGATGTAACTAagcaaaaaaatcaatatgcaAGTATTGAGTTTAGCAAAGACCAAGAACCCAGAGACATGAAGATTGAGGCTGTAGATGATGCATCAGAGGGGACTGGATTAAGATTGGCCAAATTTGGTATGTCATCAccaaaacagaagaaagaggGAAGTGGTCTGGTCAAGGGTGATGGAAAAACTGAGGTGGAGCCACAAGCAGAAATAAAAGAACCAGAGTCTAAAATGAAAAAGAGGAAAATATCATTTCCCAAATTTGGATTCTCTAAATCGGAAATCAAATTATCTGATGCTGATATAACTCTCCCAACAGAAGGCTCATTACAAGAGGGAGAAGCTGAGGTAACAGAAAAAGATGTTGAAAGTAAGACCACAGCGGTGGAGGCAGAGTTTCAGGATTCAACAGATTCTCCAACAAAATTCAGACTCCCAGGAATTAAACTTCCAAAATTTGGGATTTCGTTTTCCAGAGCAACTGATGACAGGCAGAATATTCAAATTGCTGATGTCAGCACAGAGGAAACAACCATGGATTTTAAATTACCAAAAGGATCTGGTGACTTGACAGCACTGCCTGATATTAAAGGTCCAGAAATTATTCTCATTGTCTCCGAACCTGAAGCTGAATTGTCTCTGCAAGAGAAAAAGGAAGACACCACAGGTATTAGCACTCCAAAGGCAGATATTGTTTATTCAGGACaggaaaaagaaatgaaattgtctccagaaatgttattttctaaACCAGAGGTTAGTCTGACTGGCCATGAAGTAAATAGAGAAGTTGGAGTTGTTGAGTTGTCAAAACCAGACATCAAAGCTTTCGAAGTTGATGTGAGTGTATCACAGAGAGATTTCTCCATGCCAGAAGGTAAAATGGATGAGAGTGTTGCTCTTTCCAGAGATGAGGCTGAGCAAAAAGATCTAACAATCAAGTTTAAACTCCCCTCTATCAACTTGCCAAAATTTGGAGTTAAAACATCCAAGGTGGCAAAAGATTTGCCAATGGTGGACATAGATGCTGAAGAACCTGATGTAACACTGCCAGAAgcacaaataataatgaaactgaAAGATGATACACCACTGGATGATATCAAGGAATCGACAGAAGGAATCCATCTGACCACAGAAAGAAATTATGAAGGTCACAGTGTGGAcatgaaaattgaaaatgtaaagccTAAAGAACAAGGGCCTACATTTAAACTGGCAAAATTTGGTATTAGCTTTTCTGGAGTAACAGATTCAGACATTGATAATAGTAATTTAACAATAGAGGGTGACACTACTTTGGAAGCAGCAAACAACAAGGTACAGGTGTCATATGAAGAAGAAAAACCTGAGCATGATTCTAAAGGCTTAGATATAAAGATAAAGACACCAAGCGTTTCACTTCCGAAACTTGGGTTTTCAAAAGCTGATTTTAGTCTTCCAAAAACAGATGCCTCCAAACCAGCAGAGATCAAAGATTATGATGAACCagttaaagagaaaaaagagtCCAGTGCTGAGTCTGAACAAGCTGAAAAGTTTTTGGAAGGATCTCCAACCAAATTTAAACTTCCCAAGATTAAGTTTCCAAAAATTGGTGTCTCCTTACCAAAGACAACAGCTGCTGACCATGATAAACGAACACCTGGAATcccaaaagaaattaaattgcCAGAGGCTGAACTGTCTGGAGATGTGCTATCTGTTCCTAAAATGGACACACACATTACTCTCAGTCTATCTAAACCTGAAGTTGATGTCTCtataaaagaaacagaaaagattgACAATGCCCCTCATGAAATAAAGGCATTATCTCCAGAGTTTAAGGTGGGTCTTGTAGACCATGGTCCTGGTCAAAAGCCAGCCATTGCACATTTAACAGATGGTGTCAATGTGCAGGCCCAGATAATTGATACTGAAGTCAAATATCCTTCAGTTACAGAAAATGCAGACATACCAGAAGATCCagaaaaagagagtgagacCAAGTTAAAGAAACTAAAAATATCGTTTCCAAAAATTGGATTTTCCAAATCTGAGACTATGGTCCCAGATGTAAACACAAGTGTCCAAAAAGAACCAATTTCTATACCAGAAACTGAGATCAAAGACATGGAGGTAACATTTCCTGACCCAGAGCTTGAAGTACAGTTGAAAACTAAAAGTACCACTGGTTCTCCATCCAAGTTCAAACTTCCAACAATTTCACTCCCTAAATTTAACATTTCAAGCTCAAAAATGGTGGAGGAATCCAATGCAAAGGCTGATGATGTAGAGAAGTCAAAAACAGAGGCAACATCAGCAGCTGTTTCTGTCTCTAAAGACACAGAAACTCAATATACAGAACCATCAAAAGTACAATTTGAAAGCCTACCAGGGGATGCAGAAATTAAGACCAAAGAAATGGATCCTGAAAGTCATGCGAGTAGATTTAAGATGACCAAGTTTGAAATTTCATTTCCAAAGCTAAAAAGATCAGAAAGCAAAAAGGGGGCATTAAAAACAGTTGATACAGTAGAAAAACCTGAAGGTACACTAACACATGACATGGAAATGGAAAGTCAGTCTGTTGATGGAAAAATAGATGTTCCTGAGGACACTGAGGTGAGGATGAAAAAGCCCAAAGTGCAAAAGTCGGAATATGCACTTTCTAAACATGACATTAAAGCTCCTCAGTTTGGTGTAAAGAGTGATGGTGTGCCTATGACAACAGAAGAAGTAGATGTAAATCAACCTGAgcatgacataaaaatgaaaaccacAGGAGGTTCACCCCTCAAATTCAAACTTCCCACATTCAAACTTCCCAAATTTGGAATCTCATCTTCAATGGTAAAACCTGAAGTTACAGATCTGGGTGGGGAGGCACAACATTTGGAGTCTGAAGTACTTACTTCAGTAGAAAAGTCAGATGGAAAAATTGACATAACTGTGCCAAATCAAGACTTGGGTTTTGAGCAACCAAATGTAGATACTGCTGACATTTCTATACTACAGATGAAACCTGAGTTTGAAGAGGAAGTACCTGATTCAAAAACTATGAAGACAAAGAAAGCAGGTTTTTCACTTCCTAAACTAGGTTTTTCTAAACCAGACACCAAGGTCGCAGAGATCGATGTGAGTGTTGAACAAGTGGATACTTCTAAACCAGAAGGTCATGTAGAAGTGAAAGACCAAATAATAGATATTACAGTGTCAAAGGATGACGTTGAACAAAAAGATCAAATAATTGGTAGTGGCACAACAAAGTTTAAACTTCCAACAATAAACATGCCAAGGATTGGAGGAAAAGCTGACAAAGAAGAGAAAGACATGTCAGATGATGATATCACAGTTAAAGGACCTGACGCAAGCTGTCCagatacacaaataaatatatcgATCGAAACACCATCTGTTGATATCAGGGAACCTCATATGGTCAGAGAGGGTCAAACTCTTACTGCATACTTAAATGTTGAAGATACCGAAATTGAAGGGGGTAAGATCAAGATGCCAAAGTTTGGTATTGCCCTTCCCAAAACAAAAGGGCTTGATTTAGGTACACCAAAGACAGAGGACATAGCTGAAACAAATATCATAGTAAAGGAAACACCCAAACTTGATGTAAGTGTTCAAAAACCTGATATCTCCATATCAGAAGGTGGTGTTAATACAACGGAAACAAACATAGACATTATGGGGTCAAAGGTAGAGTCTGACCAAAAGGGCTCAACAATTTTTGGATCCCCTACAAAGTTCAAACTCCCTTCATTTAGTTTCCCAAAATTTGGAGTCAAATCACAAAAAGCAGCATTAGATATTAAAGTAAAGGATTTAGAAATAGAGgccacaaacacaaaaattgaAAGTTTTCAACAAGAGGTAACATTAGAAGTGCATCCATCCAATATTGACATTCAAGATGGTAACACTAAGAAGATTGCAGACATGCCTGCAGCTGACTCCAAAGGACTGGAAGCAAAAGTGAAGAGACCAAGCTTTTCATTCCCCAAACTTGGGTTTTCAAAACCAAACATTACAACTCCTGAACTTGATGCCAGTGTACAAAAGATTGATGCATCCATACctgaaaaaaatctggattTACCTGATCAAATAGTAGAAATGACACTTCCAGAGGTAAGGAAAGAGGATGAACAGAAGGATCTCACAGTTGCTGGTTCCCCAACCAAATTTAAACTGCCAGCATTTAACCTACCAAACTTTGGACTCAAAACTTCAAAAGGCACCGTAAATTTATCATCAGAATTGAGTGTTCCTGAACCAGAAATCCAAGTGTCAGCCCAAATACGAACAATAGACACAGATATTCGAGCAAAAGAGATTGATGTGTCTGCCACAATAAATGAAACCAATATTCATCTAGAAGAAGGGAGAATAATACCACCTTCAATTGATGCTGACATGGATGCTCATGATATATCCATTAAGGGGAAAGCAGACATACATGTGGTCGACTCAAAAGACCTGGacatgaaagtgaaaaaacCCAGCTTTTCACTTCCAAAACTGGGTTTTTCAAAACCAGATATTGAAGGCCAAGAAACTGATGTCAGTctattaaaaactgaaatgtctGTGGTAGAGGGCAACATAACCGTTGAGGACCAAGGGACAGATATTATCTTCACAGGTGAGTTGAACGAACAAGAGCCAATAGGTGTTTCCCAGATGAAATTTAAGATGCCCTTAATAAGCCTTCCAAAGATGGGAATGAAATATCCAAAGGCAGGAGCTGATATTCCAACAGCAGATCTTGATATCAAAGAACCAGAAATCAGTTTTCCAGAAACAGGAGagattgaaatgaaaacaagtaTGGACATTGAAGGGTCCTCTGCTAAAGTGGATGTTAAACCCAAAGAGACTGACATTGATGGGCTGGGAGGCAAATTCAAGCTACCAAAATTTGGAATTGGCATGCAGAAAGTAAAGGAGACAGAGATGGAAGGTAAAGAAAAAGAGGTCCAACAGCCTATTTGTGAAATTAAGGATGTAACAATTGAGAAGAAAGTGGTGGAAATGGATTCTAAAGTGCTCGAGATTAGTTTTCCCGAAATTGGATCAAAACAAGAGCTTAAGGCTCCTGAAGTTGACGTGAGTCTGCCAAAGGTTGACACAGGCATATCAATGGAAATTGCTGATGTTTCACATCAATCTGCAGATATTACATCTCCAACCAGATTTAAActtccaacatttcatttccCAAAATTTGGAATCAAAGCATCAAAGGGCAAAGTAGATAGTCCTACAACAAATGTGGACATTAAAGGGGCTAAATTGAGCCTTCCTGATGAGAACATTAACATATCGGATGAAGCACCATCTGTAGACATAAATGACCCAACAACAAATGCCGAGGATATATCCATTGTGTCTGAAGCAAAAACAGGAGACATTGAGACAGACATTAAGTCACCAGAGGGTGAAACTGACATGACAAGAGCAAAATTTGGCTCCCCAACAAAATTCAAACTCCCAACAATAAAACTACCCAAATTTGGGATTTCCATTCCAAAGGTTACTGCCAGTACACCAAAGGCTGATGTTGACATACTGGATACTAAAGTTAATTCAGTTGATAAAGAGGTAGAGACACCAAAGATGGATTCTTTAGATGACATTAAAGTCAAAACTGCTGTAATTGAGACCAAATCATTTGAAACAAATATAGAAGCAAAAGGAACTCAAGAGGGGCAGGAAAGTAAATTTAAACTTTCAAAATTTGAGGTAATGACAGGAGCACCTGAAACTGGGATCACTGAACCTGAAATTAAGATCCCAGCAGAGGATGTAAGTGTTCCAAGAGTAGATACAGCTCTCCCAGAGGGAAGTGTCAGTATTATAAAACCAGAAGAGACAGAACTGAAAGTTGAAAAGGCTACTTCAGGTTCGCCAAGTAAATTCAAATTTCCTAGTTTTAAAATGCCTAAATTTGGAATTTCAGCTCATAAATCTTCTGACATAAAAGCTGAAGTGACAGAAGTAGATGCACCAGATATTAAAACTGACCTAAATGTTGAAGATAAGCctatatatatttctaaagATATACACATAGAGGGTGAAATTAAAGAAACAACCGAACAGGCTCCAGAGGCTGTTGTCCAAAAAAAGGATGGTAACAAAGGCTCGCCAAGCAAATTCAAACTTCCTAGCATTAAAATGCCAAAGATGAACATTTCAAGAACAAAATCTCAGGATGAAGATGATGCAACCATAAAAGCCAGTGCTCCAGAAATGAAAGAAGAAGATGAAAAGATTAAAGTAGATGATTTGCAGGGGCCTGATAAATCACCCAAATTTACAATGCCAGCCATTGGGGATGTTTTCAAGGGTTTTGAAGTTGAATTTAATGTTCCAGCGCTAGAGGAAACAGAAGCAAAGAAGGAAAAACCATCAGGAAAGATAGAATCAGAGTCTGGAGACAAAACTGAGGAATCACCAGAACATAAGAATAAGGGAGCTCAAGACAAATCGAGGTTTAAATTCAAATTTCCCAAATTAGGATTCAGCCAGTCCTCAGATGACAGCGATAAATTAGCGGATGCTAGGTTTGAAGAAAGTGAAAAGCATGTCGAGCCTCCAGCAAACCAGAAAGAAGAGGGtgacaaagaagcaaaaactgAGAAGGGAGGCTGGTTCAAATTTTCCAAATTTTCTTCTCCAACCAAAACCGCAAAAGtcacagagaaagaaataatTCAGCCAACTGAAGCAGCTGAGAGGAGTCAGATAAATGATGATGTTGAAGAAGAATCAAAAAAGGAGCCTGAGAAGAGCCCCATGAGTGAGATTGAGGAGGAGAACATTAGCCCGACATTGTCACTGAGGTCATCTGAAGCTTTTGCAGATATAAGTTCCACTTTAACCACTGAGCATATTGCCCCATCACAGACCTTCCCTACAAGAGTGAAAGTGAAATATGCTGAACCCACTGCCACCGTTGGGGTCAATGACACAAAGGTACAAAGTGATGTCGTGACATCCACAGCCAGATGTGAACTGATCTCGATGGAGCCTCACCAACCAGAGAAAGTAAATATCCCATTCTCATCCGATGCATCCTCACCCTCAGGGGACACTTTCAAACAGATGTCAGGCGAAATTCATGTCATCACATCCAACATACAAGCTATATCAGACACACAGCAAGTTTCAATCCTCACTAATCTAGAAGCCCCTGGAATTCACACGTCGCCTATTGAAGTAACACAAATATCAGACTCAGTGTTGACAGTTGAGGAAACAAGAGTGCAAAGTAAAACGCATACTTTGGTCGAAAGGCATGTTGTGAAAGAGACATTAGGAGACGGAAAGGAGACGATACTTGTGACCCATACAACACGTGTACTTGAAGGAGATGCAGCAGAACCTATTTCTGATGAGACTTCTTCATCCTTTCGTAGACTGAGAGACACTGTACACACTGAGAAAATGAGGTTTTTTGACAGCGTAGCCACAACTGAAGAGGTCAGAGTAACAAGCTCGGAAATATCTATAAGACACATGGATTCCTCAACCGATGACAATGGAGGAAAATGA